The sequence CAGGAGCATGCCCGTAAGCACCACCAGCAGCGCCTCGATCCCTTCCAGCATGAGGCTGATCTCCGGCACAAAGAGGCTCACCAGCCCAAACGTCATGCCGCAGCAGGCCAGGACGCCGCTGGCTGCAAACCCTTGCAGGCGGTAGCGGATGGCCCCACGTGCAAAGGCGCTGCTGTACCAGAAACAGGCTGTGATGAAGAGATAGCTCGCCAGTAAGATCAGCCGGATGGCGAAAGGCCAGAGAGGAATCAGTGTCCCAAGAAAAAAGAAGGGAGAACCGGCGAAAAAGTCGGGGGCTACCAGCGTGAATGCGGCGCTGAGGATCAGGACGCCAAGGGCGATCCATCCCAGCCAGCGGCGGATATTCGTCAGGTCTGCGGTCAGCAGCAGCAGAGCATAGATGTTCAGCAGGGCGCTGATAGTACTGAGTGACAGCAGAAAGGAGGCCACCCCCGGCGCGCCAGCGGCAAGCAGTTGATCATGAGTCTCTAAGAAAAGCAGCGCGCCGCTGGCGCTGGCAAAAACCAGCAGCGTGTGAAAGCGCAGCGAACCCGGCTCGCGCAAAAACTGGCGGGCGGTGATGGCTGTTAAGATCAGGTAGGATAGCCCTTGCACAAGTACGGCAAGCTCTCTGGCCGAAATGCTCATGCGTTAGCATCCTCCTCGCGGAGGCTCCTTTTCCTGTGCTGAAAAGCTAAGAAGGCAAGATGTCTGAGGATTCCATCCTCATGAGGTGGATTGATCTGAACCAGTGTAGCATAACCACGCGCATCAGGCCAGAAACATAGGATTATTGGGTATCGCGCAAGTGGTATAGACCTCATGCGTGCCCTGTAGCAAGAATCAGGCCGATCTCCTGCCCTGGCTGTTTCGCTTGCTTTAACTCACAGTAGCAAGCAGAAGGAGAGAGAGGGGAATTTCCAGCCAGAGCAGGCCAATCAAGAGCCAGCGCCAGCGCCAGGGGGTCAGAGCGCCGACCTGAATGACGCCAGGGGCCAGCCAGCCCTTGCGGCTGCGGGGCAGGTGGACGCGCAGCGCCTTGAACGCCCCGGAGCGTAGATGCTCGTAGGTGAGGATGGCAGAGTCGCCGGGGCGCAGGCGGCGATAGAGTTTGCCGGGGATGCTCACCTCGCGCTGCATCGGGATATTGGTGTGCCAAACGAAGGTTGCCAGATGGCGCTTCATCGGCAGACGCTCTCGATTGCGAAACTCGATCTGGCGCATGGCGACGACTTCGGCATTGACGCGCACTTTCCAGACCGGCCAGGGATAGAAGAAGGTGAAGACCCCCGCCAGCAGGATCGCCAGCGCCACCGCTTGTGGCACGCCAGCCGGTATCTGCGTCTGTGTATCGGCGCTGATCTGTGTACCCTGGTCGGTGAAGACCTGCCCGTTGGGCGCTGAGATGCTGGTTATGACCAGATGGCCCAGGTCAGGCAGCCCCAGCAGCGAACGCTGGTGATAGATTACCAGCAGGGTGCTGAGTGTGTCGGGGAACGGCGTGGCGTGTTGCAGCCGTGCGACATGATTCGCGCCGTCCTGGGTAAAGTGAACCGTCAGGATGCAAGCCCCCGCAATGGCCGGATCGCTCTCGCCGGGGTTGTGGTCGGCGCAGCGATTATCTACTGCTGCGAGGGCGCTGGCCTGCATCGGCGCGCCATCGCGCATCAGCGTGGGGGTAATGAAATAGGCCAGGGCGATCAGCGCCAGCGCGAGCGCAATGGAGAGCCGACGCAGCCAGAAAGCGGGCGTCGGACGCCAGGGGGGCATATGCCCGGCCACATCAAAGGGGAGCGACGTGGCTGGATGAGCTGTCAACGGCTGCTCGGATGAAATTGCCATGCGCGCGTTCTGCCTTGACCATCATCAGGGAGGGAAGCGACCTCTGTCATGAAGAGGCGCGCCCTTTTGCTTCACCTACTCACTTCAGTTATTATAGTACGAAGTATACAACAGAAAAGTTAAGGTGTGATGAAAGTTAATTGATGGCGTTTGCTCGACGTTTGGCCTGCAACCCTGATATACTGCGCGCGCAGAGACGATCATTATCTGGCTGAAGAGGGAACCTATGCGAACGGCTGTTTTAGGGGGGGGCGCGCTGGGATTGACGCTGGCGCTGCGACTGGCCCAGCGCGGCGAGCATGTGGTGGTGCTGGAGAAAGAAGCGGCGCCTGGGGGCCTGGCGGCAGGCTTTCCGATAGGCAATGTCTATCTCGAAAAGTTCTACCATCATCTCTTTCGTTCAGATACCACGATGATCGCGCTGATTCACGAACTGGGGCTGGACGAGCGTCTGGAGTGGCACGCGCCCAGGACCAGTTCGATGGTTGATGGCAAGCCGTATGCCTTTAGCCCGCTGGATATTCTCTTGCATTTCACTCCGCTCTCGTTCGTTGACCGCGTGCGCCTGGGCGCGGTGGGGGCGTATCTAAAGCTGCGCCGCAGCCATGTGCCTTTTGAGCGTGTCACCGCCGCCGAGTGGATGGCTCGTTGGATGGGCAAACGCCCCTATGAACTGGTCTGGCAGCCTATTCTGGAGTCGAAGTTTGGCGAGTATTATCCTCAGATTAGCATGGCCTGGATGTGGTCGCGCCTGCATTGCCGCTCTTTTAGCCTGGGCTATCTGCGCGGCGGCTTCCAGCAGGTGTATGACGCGCTGGCGCGCGAGGTTCGCGCGCGCGGCGGAGAAGTGCGCCTGGGCTGCGAAGTGCTGAACGCCCGGAGGGCGCAGGTATCGGGCGGCTGGCTCGTCTCCAGCACACCAGGGCCAGATGCTCCGGCGCAAGAAGAGACGTTTGATCGCGTCATCTCCACGCTGCCCACGCGCCTCACCTTCCGGCTGATCCCCGAACTGCCCCAGGACTTCCGCGAGCGATACGATTGGGGGCTGGCTTATGGCGCACACTGCCTGATTCTGGCGCTGAAGCACTCGCTGAGCGATGTCTACTGGCTGCAATTCACGGATCGCGGCTATCCCTTCCTGGCAGCGGTGGAGCATACCAACCTGATGCCCAAAGAGGACTACGGCGGGCGGCATCTGCTCTACTTGGGCAATTATCTGCCCATGACGCATCCGCTGTTCAAGCAGAGCAAAGAGGACGTGCTGGCGAGTCATCTGCCGCACCTCAAGCGCATCAACCCACTGTTCAGCCCGGACTGGGTGACTGACTCCTGGATGTTTGCCGCGCCCTTTGCCCAGCCTATCGTCACCCGCGACTTTCCGGCGCATATCCCGCCGCACGAAACGCCGCTCCCTGACCTCTGGATCGCCAACATGTTCCAGGTCTATCCACAGGATCGCGGCCAGAATTACAGCGTGGCGCTGGCCGAGCGGCTGGTCAGGCGGATCGTGCGCTAAGAACGCCTCACACAACCGCCGCACGAGCAGGGGCGGGGTTGGAGCGCCGTCCTTCCAGGCGGCAGGGGTGGGGCCAACCGCCGGTTGTGTGAGGCATTCTAAGAGTAGTGTTCAACCGGGGTTGGTATCCCCTATGGAGAACGACTATGAACAGGTTCCTGCGCCTTTTTCGGCGACTCCAGTGGCGACTCACCTTATCCTATCTGTTGGTGACGCTGGTGGTCGTCTTCACCGTTGAAATGGTGAATACCGTCGGTGACATTACCGCCGCGCAGCAGGACAAAACCGATTATTTGTATGTGCAGGCTCTGTCCGATCTGGTTGCGCCGCAGGTTCTCCCGTATGTGACCACAGACCCGCCAGACCGATCAGCCCTCAGCGCCTGGATCAAATCTTTTATTGCGCCGCCGGTGAACGGCAAGGAGAACACCTCTGACCCCTCTCACGCGAAATACGCGGCGGTGGTGATTCTGGATCGCGGTGGACACACGCTGGCGGCCCAGACCGATGATGGCACGGACCCGGAACAGTACACCACGCTGCCCCAATCCAAAGCGATTATTCACGCGGCGCTGCAAGGCGATCAAAACCAGGCTGACCTGATATATCCCCTGCCCACCGGGCAGACAGCCGTCGCGGTGCCTCTCAAGGGTGCTGGAGTCTTCTTTCTGGTGGTGAAGGGGCGCTTGAGCCTCGTAAGCAGCGCCTCAAAGGAGAGCTTCACCGATGCCCTGATAGTCAATGTGCAAAAAGAGTATTTCTTCATCTTGCTCACCGTCGTGATCGGCACGCTGGCAGGCATGCTGGGTTCGCGGGGCATCCGCCGCCGCCTGCGCCGGATTACACGGGCAGCCGACGCCTGGAGCCAGGGCGAGTTTCAGGTGGAGGTGCGCGACCGCTCGCGCGACGAACTGGGGCAGCTTGCCCAGCAACTCAACAGCATGGCCGATCAGTTGCAAAACCTCATCACCACGCGCCAGGAACTGGCCGTGGTGGAGGAGCGCCATCGTCTGGCGCGCGATCTGCACGATTCTATCAAGCAGCAGATGTTTGTCGTGACGCTGCTCGTCGGCGCGGCGCGGGTGCAGGTGGCCGATCATCCCCAGGCCGCGCAGACCCTCGACGAAGCGGCGCGCCTGGCTGGTCAGGCGCAGCAGGAATTGACCGCCCTGATCCACGAACTGCGCCCGATGGCGCTGGCCGGGAAGGGTCTAGGTGGGGCGCTGACCGATTTGACAGACGAGTGGGCAAAATCTACGGGTATCGCTGTTGAGGCCCGGCTGCCAGACGAGCTTGTCGCGCCCCTGCCGATTGAGCAGGCGCTCTTTCGCATCGCGCAGGAGGCGCTTACAAATATTGCCCGGCATAGTCGCGCCACGCGGGTAGTGGTGTCGCTTGAACCAGAAACAGAGACGCTGACGCTGCGCATTCAGGACAATGGTAGCGGCTTCAACCTGGCGCAAGCCGAAGGGCGCGGGCTGGGCCTGAGCAGCATGGGCGAGCGCGCCGAGGCGGTCGGCGGGACGCTGCATATAGGCAGCGATGCCACTGGCGCGTGTGTGGAGGCCAGCATTCCGCTGGCCGCGTCAGCGCCGGGCGATGCCGACCTTGAAATAGCGCAGCGTTTGCTGAGCGCGCGGCGCTCTGAAGGCGAGAGGGAGGAACTGCGCGATGGAGCAAGCAATCACGCTCCTCATCGTGGATGACCATCAACTGGTGCGCTGGGGCATACGTACCTTTCTGGC comes from Ktedonobacterales bacterium and encodes:
- a CDS encoding NAD(P)/FAD-dependent oxidoreductase gives rise to the protein MRTAVLGGGALGLTLALRLAQRGEHVVVLEKEAAPGGLAAGFPIGNVYLEKFYHHLFRSDTTMIALIHELGLDERLEWHAPRTSSMVDGKPYAFSPLDILLHFTPLSFVDRVRLGAVGAYLKLRRSHVPFERVTAAEWMARWMGKRPYELVWQPILESKFGEYYPQISMAWMWSRLHCRSFSLGYLRGGFQQVYDALAREVRARGGEVRLGCEVLNARRAQVSGGWLVSSTPGPDAPAQEETFDRVISTLPTRLTFRLIPELPQDFRERYDWGLAYGAHCLILALKHSLSDVYWLQFTDRGYPFLAAVEHTNLMPKEDYGGRHLLYLGNYLPMTHPLFKQSKEDVLASHLPHLKRINPLFSPDWVTDSWMFAAPFAQPIVTRDFPAHIPPHETPLPDLWIANMFQVYPQDRGQNYSVALAERLVRRIVR
- a CDS encoding sensor histidine kinase, with amino-acid sequence MNRFLRLFRRLQWRLTLSYLLVTLVVVFTVEMVNTVGDITAAQQDKTDYLYVQALSDLVAPQVLPYVTTDPPDRSALSAWIKSFIAPPVNGKENTSDPSHAKYAAVVILDRGGHTLAAQTDDGTDPEQYTTLPQSKAIIHAALQGDQNQADLIYPLPTGQTAVAVPLKGAGVFFLVVKGRLSLVSSASKESFTDALIVNVQKEYFFILLTVVIGTLAGMLGSRGIRRRLRRITRAADAWSQGEFQVEVRDRSRDELGQLAQQLNSMADQLQNLITTRQELAVVEERHRLARDLHDSIKQQMFVVTLLVGAARVQVADHPQAAQTLDEAARLAGQAQQELTALIHELRPMALAGKGLGGALTDLTDEWAKSTGIAVEARLPDELVAPLPIEQALFRIAQEALTNIARHSRATRVVVSLEPETETLTLRIQDNGSGFNLAQAEGRGLGLSSMGERAEAVGGTLHIGSDATGACVEASIPLAASAPGDADLEIAQRLLSARRSEGEREELRDGASNHAPHRG